The Streptomyces sp. NBC_00670 genome window below encodes:
- a CDS encoding TerD family protein, with amino-acid sequence MTAELVRGQNLPLPGTRLEIRISAGKPIVAGAALGDGQGGTPGPAWVAHPGTPALPGVEVSRQVAADHRLAVDLAALPEEAHRVTVLLALPPGTGGPARFGALPAPFVAVTAPDGAEIAGYTVTGLDSESAVVALELYRRQGAWKVRAVGQGYAGGLAALFADLLAGRDAAEARRLADEVADAVAEGTARSVAPPRVPSGGSAAQAAPGAHQSRPLPSPPSADATDGAGTGEPYGLPDAGGGPVDYTHPARQRTAPPPPPPAAPAAPPGEPAVPVAGDATGWSLEERLYNQVWGMFEDLARTAAAYRSAVDFADQRRERELDAALADPRGRLGGQGDAAREAARARYADLVDQARTVLDRDLAQLRAESRVVEPALPPAFARWDSPVWQGYRVPMETPMALRLGDLHLPECEDVRIPMLVRLPLERGIWIDSGRVASAEGTLTDSGEVRRLALGAAVAHAARLLAAYPAGEFAVHVIDPAGSGTEAFAPLVRSGVLAAPPGAGPAGVASVLGALTQRVDLLQMAFRGGAADALPPDVDTAEQLLIVNDFPHGFDDRAVTQLRYLADEGPAVGVHLMLVADRDAAGYGPLLDPLWRALLRLTPVSDDHLADPWVGHAWTYEPPQIPAGSPVLGQVLEHVAKARREWNR; translated from the coding sequence ATGACGGCCGAGCTGGTCCGGGGACAGAACCTTCCACTGCCCGGGACCCGTCTGGAGATCCGGATCTCGGCCGGCAAGCCGATCGTGGCGGGCGCGGCACTGGGCGACGGCCAGGGCGGCACGCCCGGGCCCGCCTGGGTGGCCCACCCGGGCACGCCCGCGCTGCCCGGCGTCGAGGTCTCCCGGCAGGTCGCGGCCGACCACCGGCTCGCCGTCGACCTGGCGGCGCTGCCCGAGGAGGCGCACCGGGTCACGGTGCTGCTCGCGCTGCCGCCGGGCACCGGCGGCCCGGCCCGGTTCGGCGCCCTCCCGGCACCCTTCGTGGCGGTCACCGCACCGGACGGCGCGGAGATCGCCGGTTATACGGTCACCGGACTGGACAGCGAGTCCGCGGTCGTCGCCCTGGAGCTGTACCGCAGACAGGGCGCCTGGAAGGTGCGCGCGGTCGGACAGGGCTACGCGGGCGGTCTCGCCGCGCTCTTCGCCGACCTCCTCGCCGGGCGGGACGCGGCCGAGGCGCGGCGGCTCGCGGACGAGGTGGCCGACGCCGTGGCGGAGGGAACGGCCCGCTCCGTGGCGCCGCCGCGCGTCCCCTCCGGCGGCTCCGCCGCCCAGGCAGCGCCCGGCGCCCACCAGAGCCGGCCCCTGCCCTCCCCGCCGTCCGCCGACGCCACCGACGGCGCCGGAACGGGCGAACCGTACGGCCTGCCGGACGCGGGCGGCGGCCCCGTCGACTACACGCACCCCGCCCGGCAGCGCACCGCACCCCCGCCGCCCCCGCCGGCCGCCCCCGCGGCCCCGCCCGGCGAGCCGGCGGTGCCGGTCGCGGGCGACGCGACCGGCTGGTCCCTGGAGGAGCGGCTCTACAACCAGGTGTGGGGCATGTTCGAAGACCTGGCACGGACGGCGGCCGCGTACCGCAGTGCCGTCGACTTCGCCGACCAGCGCCGGGAACGGGAGCTGGACGCGGCCCTCGCCGATCCCCGCGGCCGTCTCGGCGGCCAGGGCGACGCGGCCCGGGAGGCGGCCCGCGCACGGTACGCGGACCTCGTGGACCAGGCCAGGACGGTGCTCGACCGGGACCTCGCCCAACTCCGGGCCGAGTCCCGCGTCGTCGAACCCGCGCTGCCCCCGGCGTTCGCCCGCTGGGACAGCCCCGTCTGGCAGGGCTACCGGGTCCCGATGGAGACGCCGATGGCGCTGCGCCTGGGCGATCTCCATCTGCCCGAGTGCGAGGACGTCCGGATACCGATGCTGGTGCGGCTGCCGCTGGAGCGCGGCATATGGATCGACAGCGGGCGCGTTGCGTCCGCCGAGGGGACTCTCACCGACTCCGGCGAGGTGCGCCGGCTCGCCCTCGGCGCGGCGGTGGCCCACGCCGCACGGCTGCTCGCGGCCTATCCGGCGGGCGAGTTCGCCGTGCACGTCATCGACCCGGCGGGCTCCGGGACGGAGGCGTTCGCGCCCCTGGTCCGGTCCGGCGTGCTCGCCGCTCCGCCGGGTGCGGGACCGGCCGGGGTCGCGTCGGTGCTGGGAGCGCTCACCCAGCGGGTGGACCTGCTGCAGATGGCGTTCCGCGGCGGCGCGGCCGACGCGCTGCCCCCGGACGTCGACACGGCCGAGCAGCTGCTGATCGTCAACGACTTCCCGCACGGCTTCGACGACCGTGCCGTGACCCAGTTGCGCTATCTCGCGGACGAGGGACCGGCGGTGGGCGTCCATCTGATGCTGGTGGCCGACCGGGACGCCGCCGGGTACGGACCGCTCCTGGATCCGCTCTGGCGGGCCCTGCTGCGGCTCACCCCGGTCTCCGACGACCACCTCGCGGACCCGTGGGTCGGGCACGCCTGGACGTACGAGCCGCCGCAGATCCCGGCCGGCAGCCCGGTGCTCGGGCAGGTGCTGGAGCACGTGGCGAAGGCCCGCCGGGAGTGGAACCGCTGA
- a CDS encoding TerD family protein: MTVNMTKGQAISLQKSDGATLTAVRMGLGWQAAPRRGLFGTRTREIDLDASAVLFADKQPVDVVFFRHLVSDDGSVRHTGDNLVGGAGQGGDDEAVLVDLQRVPVHIDQIVFTVNSFTGQTFQEVQNAFCRLVDETNGQELARYTLAGGGAYTAQIMAKVHRSGAGWTMTALGTPANGRTFQDLMPAILPHL; this comes from the coding sequence GTGACCGTCAACATGACCAAGGGTCAGGCCATCAGTCTGCAGAAGAGCGACGGAGCCACGCTGACCGCGGTGCGCATGGGGCTCGGCTGGCAGGCGGCACCCCGGCGCGGACTGTTCGGCACGCGCACCCGCGAGATCGACCTCGACGCCTCCGCGGTGCTCTTCGCGGACAAGCAGCCGGTCGACGTGGTCTTCTTCCGCCACCTCGTCAGCGACGACGGCTCCGTCCGGCACACCGGTGACAACCTCGTCGGCGGCGCGGGGCAGGGCGGCGACGACGAGGCGGTCCTGGTCGACCTGCAGCGCGTGCCGGTCCACATCGACCAGATCGTCTTCACCGTCAACTCCTTCACGGGCCAGACGTTCCAGGAGGTGCAGAACGCCTTCTGCCGTCTGGTCGACGAGACCAACGGGCAGGAACTCGCCCGCTACACGCTCGCGGGCGGCGGGGCCTACACGGCGCAGATCATGGCCAAGGTGCACCGTTCCGGCGCCGGCTGGACGATGACCGCCCTCGGCACCCCGGCCAACGGACGGACCTTCCAGGACCTGATGCCGGCGATCCTGCCGCACCTGTAG
- a CDS encoding TerC/Alx family metal homeostasis membrane protein, with the protein MDVSVNLWVLTIVGLAALIAVDFFIGRKPHDVSVKEAGIWTVVWIALAGLFGLGLLVFGGGRPSGEFFAGFITEKSLSVDNLFVFVLIMAKFSVPSKYQQRVLLVGVLIALVLRAIFIAAGAAILASFSWVFYLFGAFLIWTAWKLIQEARADEEDEEFEENKLLKAAERRFGVADRYHGTKLWIRQNGKRVMTPMLVVMLAIGTTDVLFALDSIPAIFGLTQDPYIVFTANAFALMGLRQLYFLIGGLLKKLVHLSYGLSVILGFIGVKLVLHALHESGVHVPEISIPVSLGVICVVLIVTTITSLMASRKQEAAGAAKAETEGAAKNSVDA; encoded by the coding sequence GTGGATGTATCCGTGAACCTGTGGGTTCTGACCATCGTGGGGCTGGCCGCCCTGATCGCCGTCGACTTCTTCATCGGCCGCAAACCGCACGACGTGTCCGTCAAGGAAGCCGGGATCTGGACGGTCGTGTGGATCGCCCTGGCCGGGCTGTTCGGCCTCGGCCTGCTGGTCTTCGGCGGCGGCCGGCCGTCCGGGGAGTTCTTCGCCGGCTTCATCACCGAGAAGTCGCTCAGCGTCGACAACCTCTTCGTCTTCGTCCTGATCATGGCGAAGTTCTCGGTGCCCTCGAAGTACCAGCAGCGGGTGCTGCTGGTCGGCGTCCTCATAGCCCTGGTGCTGCGCGCGATCTTCATCGCCGCGGGCGCCGCCATCCTCGCCAGCTTCTCCTGGGTCTTCTACCTCTTCGGGGCCTTCCTCATCTGGACGGCCTGGAAGCTCATCCAGGAGGCGCGCGCCGACGAGGAGGACGAGGAGTTCGAGGAGAACAAGCTGCTCAAGGCCGCCGAGCGCAGGTTCGGTGTCGCCGACCGCTACCACGGCACCAAGCTGTGGATCCGGCAGAACGGCAAGCGGGTCATGACCCCGATGCTCGTCGTGATGCTGGCGATCGGCACCACGGACGTGCTGTTCGCGCTCGACTCGATCCCCGCGATCTTCGGCCTGACCCAGGACCCGTACATCGTGTTCACGGCCAACGCGTTCGCACTGATGGGGCTCCGGCAGCTGTACTTCCTCATCGGCGGACTGCTGAAGAAGCTGGTGCACCTCTCCTACGGTCTCTCCGTCATCCTGGGCTTCATCGGGGTGAAGCTGGTGCTGCACGCGCTGCACGAGTCCGGGGTGCACGTGCCCGAGATCTCCATACCGGTCTCGCTCGGCGTGATCTGCGTGGTCCTGATCGTCACCACGATCACCAGCCTCATGGCCTCGCGGAAGCAGGAGGCCGCCGGGGCGGCGAAGGCCGAGACGGAAGGCGCCGCCAAGAACAGCGTGGACGCGTGA
- a CDS encoding maleylpyruvate isomerase family mycothiol-dependent enzyme — translation MMDHARDLASLRDATDRLLSAAAALDNAAVTQPSRLPGWTRGHVLAHLARNADALVNVLEGRPMYVSAEARDADIEKGAPRPLEEQLADLRESADRFARAADAPADWSRTVELRNGVTDAAARVPFRRWAEVALHHVDLGIGHELEDLPREFTERETGFLADRFTGRPDVPATRLTNGTRAWSTGRAADAPEVAVAGRQADLLGWLAGRRDGAALTVQGGALPALPPL, via the coding sequence ATGATGGATCACGCCCGCGACCTGGCCTCTCTCCGTGACGCGACCGACCGGCTGCTCAGCGCGGCCGCCGCACTGGACAACGCCGCTGTGACGCAACCGTCACGGCTGCCGGGCTGGACCCGCGGCCATGTCCTCGCCCACCTCGCCCGCAACGCCGACGCTCTCGTCAACGTCCTCGAGGGGCGTCCGATGTACGTCTCGGCCGAGGCCCGCGACGCCGACATCGAGAAGGGCGCCCCGCGCCCGCTGGAGGAGCAGCTCGCCGACCTGCGCGAGAGCGCGGACCGTTTCGCGCGCGCGGCGGACGCCCCCGCGGACTGGTCGCGCACGGTGGAGCTGCGCAACGGGGTCACCGACGCGGCGGCCCGGGTGCCGTTCCGGCGCTGGGCCGAGGTCGCGCTGCACCACGTCGACCTCGGGATCGGCCACGAGCTGGAGGACCTGCCGCGGGAGTTCACCGAGCGCGAGACCGGCTTCCTCGCCGACCGTTTCACCGGCCGCCCCGACGTCCCGGCCACGCGTCTGACCAACGGCACGCGCGCGTGGAGCACGGGACGGGCGGCGGACGCCCCGGAGGTCGCCGTGGCGGGCCGCCAGGCGGATCTGCTCGGCTGGCTGGCCGGACGCCGCGACGGGGCCGCGCTGACCGTGCAGGGGGGCGCCCTGCCCGCCCTGCCCCCGCTGTGA
- a CDS encoding MHYT domain-containing protein encodes MQGTVDGFSYGIVTPLVAFFMAFLGAALGLRCTTRSMLVAQSWRAGWLALGSAAIGSGIWTMHFIAMMGFTVAETPVHYDQAITFASLGVGVLMVGIGVFIVGYRGATGVPLFTGGTITGLGIATMHYLGMAGMRLNGTLQYNTLTVAASVIIAMAAATAALWAAGQVRGFLWSVGASLVMGLAVSGMHYTGMAALSVHLHGGSGSPAGDSPASLLAPLMIGPLVFLCLAGVVVMFDPLIIAGGSGRPPVEQRRPGVPAHPPAVDAVDAGLRRTLARPGQRTVPRDHRTPQNR; translated from the coding sequence ATGCAGGGCACCGTCGACGGCTTCAGCTACGGGATCGTCACCCCACTGGTGGCGTTCTTCATGGCCTTCCTGGGCGCGGCGCTGGGGCTGCGCTGCACCACCAGATCGATGCTCGTCGCCCAGTCCTGGCGGGCCGGCTGGCTCGCCCTGGGCTCGGCCGCCATCGGCTCCGGCATCTGGACGATGCACTTCATCGCCATGATGGGGTTCACCGTCGCGGAGACGCCCGTGCACTACGACCAGGCGATCACCTTCGCCAGCCTCGGGGTGGGCGTCCTCATGGTCGGCATCGGCGTGTTCATCGTCGGCTACCGCGGTGCCACGGGGGTGCCGCTGTTCACCGGCGGCACCATCACGGGTCTGGGCATCGCCACGATGCACTACCTGGGCATGGCCGGCATGCGGCTCAACGGGACGCTGCAGTACAACACCCTCACCGTCGCCGCGTCCGTGATCATCGCCATGGCCGCCGCGACCGCCGCGCTCTGGGCGGCCGGACAGGTCCGCGGCTTCCTGTGGAGCGTCGGCGCCAGCCTCGTCATGGGGCTCGCCGTCAGCGGCATGCACTACACCGGCATGGCCGCCCTCAGCGTCCATCTGCACGGCGGGTCGGGCAGCCCGGCCGGCGACTCCCCGGCCTCCCTCCTCGCGCCTCTGATGATCGGCCCGCTGGTCTTCCTCTGCCTGGCCGGCGTCGTCGTCATGTTCGACCCGCTGATCATCGCGGGCGGATCCGGCCGGCCCCCGGTGGAACAGCGCCGCCCCGGCGTCCCCGCCCACCCCCCGGCCGTCGACGCCGTCGACGCCGGACTGCGCCGCACCCTCGCCCGCCCCGGGCAGCGCACGGTGCCACGGGACCACCGGACCCCGCAGAACCGCTGA
- the uvrB gene encoding excinuclease ABC subunit UvrB produces the protein MRPVSTIERTVAPFEVVSPYRPSGDQPTAIAELEQRIRAGEKDVVLLGATGTGKSATTAWMIEKLQRPTLVMAPNKTLAAQLANEFRELLPNNAVEYFVSYYDYYQPEAYVPQSDTYIEKDSSINEEVERLRHSATNSLLTRRDVIVVASVSCIYGLGTPQEYVDRMVPLRVGDEIDRDQLLRRFVDIQYTRNDLAFARGTFRVRGDTIEIFPVYEELAVRIEMFGDEIEALSTLHPLTGEIISDDQQLYVFPASHYIAGPERMERAVNGIEKELEERLAALDQQGKLLESQRLRMRTTYDIEMLRQIGTCSGVENYSMHFDDRAPGTAPNTLLDYFPEDFLLVIDESHVTVPQIGAMYEGDASRKRTLVDHGFRLPSALDNRPLKWEEFQQRIGQTVYLSATPGAYELSRADGHVEQIIRPTGLVDPEVVVKPTEGQIDDLVHEIRTRTEKDERVLVTTLTKKMAEDLTDYFVELGIQVRYLHSDVDTLRRVELLRELRAGEYDVLVGINLLREGLDLPEVSLVAILDADKEGFLRSGTSLIQTIGRAARNVSGQVHMYADKITPAMERAIDETNRRREKQIAYNTAHGIDPQPLRKKINDIVAQIAREDVDTEQLLGTGYRKGKDAKAPVPALANHQVGNAPAAKGKAARGKAAATVPTDRPAAELAEQIEDMTQRMRAAAADLQFEIAARLRDEVSEMKKELRQMKEAGLA, from the coding sequence ATGCGGCCCGTTTCCACGATCGAACGTACGGTGGCGCCTTTCGAGGTCGTCAGCCCCTATCGGCCCAGCGGCGACCAGCCCACGGCCATCGCCGAGCTGGAGCAGCGCATCCGCGCGGGTGAGAAGGACGTCGTCCTGCTGGGCGCGACCGGCACCGGCAAGTCCGCCACCACCGCGTGGATGATCGAGAAGCTGCAACGCCCCACCCTGGTGATGGCACCCAACAAGACCCTCGCGGCCCAGCTCGCCAACGAGTTCCGCGAACTGCTGCCCAACAACGCGGTCGAGTACTTCGTCTCGTACTACGACTACTACCAGCCCGAGGCCTACGTCCCCCAGTCGGACACCTACATCGAGAAGGACTCCTCGATCAACGAGGAGGTGGAGCGGCTGCGCCACTCCGCCACCAACTCCCTGCTCACCCGCCGTGACGTCATCGTGGTCGCCTCCGTCTCCTGCATCTACGGCCTGGGCACCCCGCAGGAGTACGTGGACCGCATGGTCCCGCTCCGGGTCGGCGACGAGATCGACCGCGACCAGCTGCTGCGCCGCTTCGTCGACATCCAGTACACGCGCAACGACCTGGCCTTCGCCCGCGGCACCTTCCGGGTCCGCGGCGACACCATCGAGATCTTCCCGGTCTACGAGGAGCTGGCCGTCCGGATCGAGATGTTCGGCGACGAGATCGAGGCGCTGTCCACCCTCCACCCGCTCACCGGCGAGATCATCAGCGACGACCAGCAGCTCTACGTCTTCCCCGCCTCCCACTACATCGCCGGCCCCGAGCGCATGGAGCGGGCGGTCAACGGCATCGAGAAGGAGCTGGAGGAGCGTCTGGCCGCCCTGGACCAGCAGGGCAAGCTCCTGGAGTCCCAGCGCCTGCGCATGCGGACGACGTACGACATCGAGATGCTCCGCCAGATCGGCACCTGCTCCGGCGTGGAGAACTACTCGATGCACTTCGACGACCGCGCGCCGGGCACCGCGCCGAACACCCTCCTCGACTACTTCCCCGAGGACTTCCTTCTCGTCATCGACGAGTCGCACGTGACCGTGCCGCAGATCGGCGCCATGTACGAGGGTGACGCCTCCCGCAAGCGCACCCTCGTCGACCACGGCTTCCGGCTGCCCTCCGCCCTGGACAACCGCCCGCTGAAGTGGGAGGAGTTCCAGCAGCGCATCGGCCAGACCGTCTACCTGTCGGCGACACCGGGCGCCTACGAGCTCTCCCGTGCCGACGGTCACGTCGAACAGATCATCCGCCCCACCGGTCTCGTCGACCCCGAGGTCGTCGTCAAGCCCACCGAGGGCCAGATCGACGACCTGGTGCACGAGATCCGCACCCGCACGGAGAAGGACGAGCGGGTCCTGGTCACCACGCTGACCAAGAAAATGGCCGAGGACCTCACCGACTACTTCGTGGAACTCGGCATCCAGGTGCGCTACCTGCACAGCGACGTCGACACTCTGCGCCGCGTCGAACTGCTGCGCGAGCTGCGCGCCGGTGAGTACGACGTCCTGGTCGGCATCAACCTCCTGCGGGAGGGCCTCGACCTGCCCGAGGTCTCCCTGGTGGCGATCCTCGACGCCGACAAGGAGGGCTTCCTGCGCTCCGGGACGTCCCTGATCCAGACGATCGGCCGTGCCGCGCGCAATGTCTCCGGCCAGGTCCACATGTACGCCGACAAGATCACCCCGGCGATGGAACGGGCGATCGACGAGACCAACCGCCGCCGCGAGAAGCAGATCGCCTACAACACCGCGCACGGCATCGACCCCCAGCCGCTGCGCAAGAAGATCAACGACATCGTGGCGCAGATCGCCCGCGAGGACGTCGACACCGAGCAGCTGCTCGGCACGGGCTACCGCAAAGGGAAGGACGCCAAGGCGCCGGTGCCCGCGCTGGCCAACCACCAGGTCGGGAACGCCCCGGCCGCGAAGGGCAAGGCGGCCAGGGGCAAGGCCGCCGCGACGGTCCCCACCGACCGGCCGGCCGCCGAACTGGCGGAGCAGATCGAGGACATGACCCAGCGGATGCGAGCGGCCGCGGCCGACCTGCAGTTCGAGATCGCCGCCCGGCTGCGTGACGAGGTCTCGGAGATGAAGAAGGAACTGCGGCAGATGAAGGAGGCCGGCCTGGCCTGA
- a CDS encoding calcium:proton antiporter, whose amino-acid sequence MIVRSRALATRWTTVVPLLAVVLLALTWGRDLPGPAVALVTVVLAGAVLAAVHHAEVVAHRVGEPFGSLVLAIAVTVIEVALIVTLMADGGDKSATLARDTVFAAVMITCNGVVGLSLLVGSLRHGTAVFNPEGTGAALATVATLATLSLVLPTFTTSKQGPEFSTPQLAFAAVSSLVLYSLFVATQTVRHRDYFLPITRQGEVIRAEDHAGRPSAREAGISLGLLGAALIGVVGLAKGVSPTLESGVAAAGLPHAVVGVIIALLVLLPETIAALRSARRDRVQTSLNLALGSAMASIGLTIPAVAAASVWLPGPLVLGLAPLHMVLLLLTVVVSSLTVVPGRATPLQGGVHLVLFAAYLELAVNP is encoded by the coding sequence ATGATCGTTCGGTCCCGGGCGCTCGCCACGCGGTGGACGACCGTCGTGCCCCTGCTGGCGGTCGTCCTGCTGGCCCTCACCTGGGGGCGCGACCTGCCCGGCCCGGCCGTGGCGCTGGTGACCGTCGTGCTCGCCGGAGCGGTCCTGGCGGCGGTCCATCACGCCGAGGTGGTCGCGCACCGGGTGGGCGAGCCTTTCGGTTCCCTGGTGCTCGCCATCGCCGTCACGGTCATCGAGGTCGCCCTCATCGTCACCCTGATGGCGGACGGCGGCGACAAGAGCGCGACGCTCGCCCGCGACACGGTCTTCGCGGCGGTGATGATCACCTGCAACGGAGTGGTCGGCCTGAGCCTGCTCGTGGGCTCGCTGCGGCACGGCACGGCGGTCTTCAACCCGGAGGGCACCGGCGCCGCACTCGCCACCGTGGCGACGCTGGCCACGCTCAGCCTGGTGCTGCCGACCTTCACCACGAGCAAGCAGGGCCCCGAGTTCTCCACCCCCCAACTGGCCTTCGCCGCGGTCTCCTCCCTCGTCCTCTACAGCCTGTTCGTCGCCACCCAGACCGTGCGCCACCGGGACTACTTCCTCCCGATCACCCGGCAGGGAGAGGTGATCCGGGCCGAGGACCACGCCGGCAGGCCGTCCGCGCGGGAGGCCGGAATCAGCCTGGGGCTGCTCGGCGCCGCGCTGATCGGGGTGGTCGGGCTGGCCAAAGGGGTGTCGCCCACCCTGGAGTCCGGGGTGGCGGCGGCCGGACTGCCGCATGCCGTCGTCGGTGTGATCATCGCCCTGCTCGTGCTGCTGCCCGAAACCATCGCCGCGCTCCGCTCGGCCCGCCGCGACCGTGTGCAGACCAGCCTCAACCTGGCCCTCGGCTCGGCCATGGCCAGCATCGGCCTGACCATCCCCGCCGTGGCCGCCGCCTCCGTCTGGCTCCCCGGCCCCCTGGTCCTGGGCCTGGCCCCGCTGCACATGGTGCTGCTCCTGCTCACGGTCGTGGTGAGCTCCCTGACCGTGGTCCCGGGCCGTGCCACCCCCCTCCAGGGCGGCGTCCACCTGGTCCTCTTCGCCGCCTACCTGGAACTGGCGGTCAACCCCTGA
- a CDS encoding glycerophosphodiester phosphodiesterase yields MHARVAAATTTALLGTSIAILPPSHAGATVHDAPVIVAHRGASGYAPENTLPAVDKAADMGFDWVENDVQRTRDGRLVVLHDDTLARTTDVEQVYPDRAPWKVGDFTEREIARLDAGSWFGREYAGTRVPTLRQYLDRVTLRHEKLVLEIKNPELYPGLARQTLNTLADRGWLDADHVRRRLVVQSFDADTVRTVHELRPTVRTAYLGTPRVADLPRYAEFTDGVNGAHPTLSAGYVSAAHAVEGPHGRPLRVMAWTVNSAEVARRVAGYDVDGIITNVPDVVRRAVEED; encoded by the coding sequence ATGCACGCGCGCGTAGCCGCCGCCACGACCACCGCGCTCCTGGGGACGAGCATCGCCATACTGCCCCCGTCCCACGCGGGGGCCACGGTGCACGACGCCCCCGTGATCGTGGCCCACCGGGGCGCCTCCGGATACGCGCCGGAGAACACCCTGCCCGCCGTCGACAAGGCCGCCGACATGGGCTTCGACTGGGTGGAGAACGACGTCCAGCGCACCAGGGACGGCCGGCTCGTCGTCCTGCACGACGACACACTGGCGCGTACGACCGACGTCGAGCAGGTGTATCCCGACCGGGCGCCGTGGAAGGTCGGCGACTTCACCGAACGGGAGATCGCCCGGCTGGACGCGGGCAGCTGGTTCGGCCGCGAGTACGCCGGCACCCGGGTGCCCACGCTGCGCCAGTACCTGGACCGGGTCACGCTGCGCCACGAGAAGCTGGTCCTGGAGATCAAGAACCCGGAGCTGTACCCCGGCCTCGCCCGGCAGACCCTGAACACCCTCGCCGACCGGGGCTGGCTCGACGCCGACCACGTCCGGCGGCGGCTGGTGGTGCAGAGCTTCGACGCGGACACCGTACGGACCGTGCACGAACTGCGGCCGACGGTGCGGACCGCCTACCTGGGCACCCCGCGCGTCGCCGACCTGCCCCGGTACGCCGAGTTCACCGACGGCGTCAACGGCGCCCATCCCACGCTGTCGGCCGGGTACGTGTCCGCCGCCCACGCGGTCGAGGGCCCGCACGGCCGTCCGCTGCGGGTGATGGCGTGGACGGTGAACAGCGCCGAGGTGGCTCGCCGCGTCGCCGGGTACGACGTCGACGGCATCATCACCAATGTGCCGGACGTGGTGCGGCGGGCGGTGGAGGAGGACTGA
- a CDS encoding MBL fold metallo-hydrolase — translation MTYSGAVRVGGPADVHELQNLMITKIAVGPMDNNAYLLRCRATDEQLLIDAANDAHTLLGTIGDDGIASVVTTHRHGDHWQALAEVVAATGARTYAGRDDAEGIPVPTDVPVDDGDTIRVGHVTLTARHLVGHTPGSIALVYDDPHGHPHVFTGDCLFPGGVGNTFKDAKAFASLIHDVETRIFDVLPDETWVYPGHGDDTTLGAERPHLPEWRARGW, via the coding sequence ATGACGTACAGCGGAGCGGTGAGGGTCGGCGGTCCGGCCGATGTGCACGAGCTGCAGAACCTGATGATCACCAAGATCGCGGTCGGCCCCATGGACAACAACGCCTATCTGCTGCGCTGCCGGGCCACCGACGAGCAGCTCCTGATCGACGCCGCCAACGACGCCCACACGCTGCTCGGCACGATCGGTGACGACGGCATCGCGTCCGTCGTCACCACCCACCGGCACGGCGACCACTGGCAGGCGCTCGCCGAGGTCGTGGCCGCCACGGGCGCCCGCACCTACGCCGGCCGGGACGACGCCGAGGGCATCCCGGTCCCCACGGACGTGCCGGTCGACGACGGCGACACGATCCGGGTGGGGCACGTGACGCTCACCGCGCGCCACCTGGTCGGCCACACGCCGGGCTCGATCGCCCTCGTCTACGACGACCCGCACGGGCATCCCCATGTCTTCACGGGGGACTGCCTCTTCCCGGGCGGGGTGGGCAACACCTTCAAGGACGCGAAGGCGTTCGCCAGCCTGATCCACGACGTCGAGACCAGGATCTTCGACGTGCTCCCGGACGAGACGTGGGTCTACCCCGGCCACGGCGACGACACCACGCTGGGCGCGGAGCGCCCCCACCTGCCGGAGTGGCGCGCGCGGGGCTGGTAG
- the aroQ gene encoding type II 3-dehydroquinate dehydratase, giving the protein MSRTLASAPIMILNGPNLNLLGQRQPEIYGRDTLADIEALCVKAAAAHGGTVDFRQSNHEGELVDWIHEARLHHAGIVINPAAYSHTSVAILDALNTCDGLPVVEVHISNIHKREEFRHHSYVSLRADGVIAGCGVQGYAFGVERVATLAADGRAAT; this is encoded by the coding sequence GTGTCGCGCACTCTTGCCAGCGCCCCGATCATGATTCTCAACGGGCCCAATCTCAATCTGCTGGGGCAGCGGCAGCCGGAGATCTACGGGCGGGACACGCTCGCCGACATCGAGGCGCTGTGCGTCAAGGCCGCGGCCGCGCACGGGGGGACGGTCGACTTCCGGCAGTCCAACCACGAGGGCGAGCTGGTGGACTGGATCCACGAGGCGCGGCTGCACCACGCCGGGATCGTGATCAACCCCGCGGCCTACTCGCACACGTCGGTGGCGATCCTCGACGCCCTGAACACCTGCGACGGACTGCCGGTGGTGGAGGTGCACATCTCCAACATCCACAAGCGCGAGGAGTTCCGGCACCACTCGTACGTCTCGCTGCGCGCCGACGGGGTCATCGCCGGGTGCGGGGTGCAGGGGTACGCGTTCGGGGTGGAGCGGGTCGCGACGCTCGCGGCGGACGGCCGCGCGGCCACCTGA